One window from the genome of Streptomyces cadmiisoli encodes:
- a CDS encoding VOC family protein, giving the protein MSNREEVTVSLRASAVMLGVKDVNRARKFYVDGLGCDVDQEFPGFVRCSLGEGSSMPALHEREAAAQDAGVPAEGSGFRGVSFHFITDSRDEVDEVMRSARAAGGTVVKPAAAAEWGGYFGYFSDPDGHLWKVTTAT; this is encoded by the coding sequence ATGTCGAATCGCGAGGAGGTGACCGTGTCGCTGCGGGCGAGTGCCGTCATGCTCGGCGTCAAGGACGTGAACCGCGCCAGGAAGTTCTATGTGGACGGCCTGGGTTGTGACGTCGACCAGGAATTCCCCGGCTTCGTGCGGTGCAGTCTGGGCGAGGGTTCCTCGATGCCGGCGCTCCACGAGCGGGAAGCCGCGGCACAGGACGCCGGCGTACCCGCCGAAGGATCCGGATTCCGCGGTGTCTCGTTCCACTTCATCACCGACTCCAGGGACGAGGTGGACGAGGTCATGCGGAGCGCGCGGGCGGCCGGCGGCACGGTGGTCAAGCCCGCGGCCGCCGCCGAATGGGGCGGGTACTTCGGCTACTTCAGCGACCCGGACGGACACCTGTGGAAGGTCACCACCGCCACCTGA
- a CDS encoding TIGR04282 family arsenosugar biosynthesis glycosyltransferase, with protein MTTLLVIAKEPLPGRVKTRLTPPFTPRQAAELAEASLADTLHTVAATPAARRVLVLDGAPGPWLPPGFDVVAQCAGGLDERLADAFARCAGPALLIGMDTPQVTPELLTVDFADCDAYFGPARDGGFWALGLAEPDPRLLRGVPMSTPTTGRVQRERLVAAGLRVRDLPRLRDVDTADDARAVAALAPRGRFAARLARCATAGPR; from the coding sequence GTGACCACGCTCCTCGTCATCGCGAAGGAACCGCTGCCGGGCCGGGTCAAGACGCGGCTCACGCCGCCGTTCACGCCCCGGCAGGCCGCGGAACTCGCCGAGGCGTCCCTCGCGGACACCCTGCACACGGTGGCGGCCACCCCGGCCGCCCGGCGCGTTCTCGTCCTCGACGGCGCCCCCGGCCCGTGGCTGCCGCCGGGGTTCGACGTCGTGGCCCAGTGCGCGGGAGGCCTGGACGAACGGTTGGCGGACGCCTTCGCCCGGTGCGCCGGCCCCGCCCTCCTCATCGGCATGGACACCCCGCAGGTGACGCCCGAACTGCTCACGGTGGACTTCGCGGACTGCGACGCGTACTTCGGCCCGGCGCGGGACGGCGGCTTCTGGGCGCTGGGGCTCGCCGAGCCCGACCCCCGGCTGCTGCGCGGGGTGCCGATGTCGACGCCGACGACCGGGCGGGTGCAGCGGGAGCGGCTGGTCGCCGCCGGACTGCGGGTGCGCGATCTGCCGCGGCTGCGGGACGTCGACACCGCCGACGACGCCCGTGCGGTCGCCGCACTGGCTCCGCGGGGCAGGTTCGCCGCGCGGCTGGCCCGGTGCGCGACGGCCGGGCCGCGATGA
- a CDS encoding sensor histidine kinase, with the protein MRDTLLIVLYAFAGAAASGLAGAGVLRLIRRRSLTASLAVVAAVGVFAMLAGTLAVAWAMFLSAHDLTVVTTVVAMAAVVSLATALLLGRRVVARSHELAAAARSFGDGGAFTAPAGPATAELDALGRELAATSARLAESRERERALEASRHELVAWISHDLRTPLAGLRAMSEALEDGVASDPGRYLRQIRTEVERLDGMVGDLFELSRIHAGTLPLTLTRMSLYDLVGDALAGADPLARELGVRLVGDHVEPVPVEVDGREMSRVLGNLLVNAIRRTPADGTVAVAAERSAEGVVLSVTDGCGGIAEEDLPRVFDTGWRGSHARTPPAGAGLGLAIVRGIVEAHRGRAAVRNIPGGCRFEVTLPVLP; encoded by the coding sequence GTGCGGGACACGCTCCTCATCGTCCTCTACGCGTTCGCCGGTGCCGCCGCCTCCGGTCTGGCCGGGGCCGGTGTGCTGCGACTGATCCGCCGACGCTCGCTCACCGCCTCGCTCGCGGTGGTGGCGGCCGTGGGGGTGTTCGCGATGCTGGCGGGCACCTTGGCCGTCGCGTGGGCGATGTTCCTGTCCGCCCACGATCTGACCGTCGTCACGACCGTGGTCGCCATGGCGGCGGTGGTCTCCCTGGCCACCGCGTTGCTGCTGGGCCGCCGGGTCGTCGCCCGCAGTCACGAACTGGCCGCCGCCGCACGCTCGTTCGGCGACGGCGGAGCCTTCACCGCTCCGGCCGGGCCCGCCACGGCCGAACTGGACGCCCTCGGCCGTGAGCTGGCGGCGACCAGCGCCCGGCTGGCCGAATCCCGCGAGCGCGAGCGTGCGTTGGAGGCATCGCGGCATGAACTCGTCGCCTGGATCTCGCACGATCTGCGCACCCCGCTGGCCGGTCTGCGCGCCATGTCCGAAGCGCTGGAGGACGGGGTGGCGAGCGACCCCGGCCGCTACCTCCGGCAGATCCGCACCGAGGTGGAACGCCTCGACGGCATGGTGGGCGACCTCTTCGAACTCTCCCGCATCCACGCCGGGACGCTCCCGCTGACCCTCACCCGGATGTCCCTGTACGACCTGGTCGGCGACGCCCTCGCCGGCGCCGACCCGCTCGCCCGCGAACTGGGGGTGCGGCTCGTCGGCGACCACGTCGAGCCGGTACCGGTCGAGGTGGACGGCCGGGAGATGAGCCGTGTGCTGGGCAACCTGCTGGTCAACGCGATCCGCCGGACCCCCGCCGACGGCACGGTCGCGGTGGCCGCGGAACGCTCCGCCGAGGGCGTGGTCCTGTCGGTGACGGACGGCTGCGGCGGCATCGCCGAGGAGGACCTGCCCCGGGTCTTCGACACCGGCTGGCGCGGCAGCCACGCCCGCACACCGCCCGCGGGCGCGGGACTGGGCCTGGCCATCGTCCGCGGCATCGTCGAGGCACACCGGGGCCGGGCCGCCGTGCGCAACATCCCGGGCGGCTGCCGCTTCGAGGTGACCTTGCCCGTGCTGCCCTAG
- a CDS encoding nitrilase-related carbon-nitrogen hydrolase: MRASLLQLSVDSSETAEDRRLRAAAKVRDRAGDDLVVLPELWTAGAWAYDDWEREAEPLDGPTAAAMSDAARAAGVWLHAGSIVERDAGGTLYNTALLFDRDGSLRGHYRKIHRYGFDTGEAVAMGGGNDVVTVATEFGGLGLAICYDIRFPELFRGLLDVGAELIVLPAAWPAKRLAHLQLLVRARAVEEQVFLLACDATGTHGGMQQAGHSMIVDPWGTVVADAGDGERTVTADVDMAEVTRIRTELPVLRDRVLGIPAPVPH; encoded by the coding sequence ATGCGCGCCTCACTCCTTCAGCTGTCCGTCGACTCCTCCGAGACCGCCGAGGACCGCCGCCTGCGGGCGGCCGCCAAGGTGCGGGACCGGGCAGGTGACGACCTGGTCGTCCTGCCGGAACTCTGGACGGCCGGAGCGTGGGCCTACGACGACTGGGAGCGCGAGGCCGAGCCACTGGACGGCCCCACCGCGGCGGCGATGTCCGACGCGGCGCGCGCGGCCGGCGTGTGGCTGCACGCCGGGTCGATCGTCGAACGGGACGCGGGCGGGACGCTGTACAACACCGCCCTCCTCTTCGACCGGGACGGAAGCCTGCGCGGCCACTACCGGAAGATCCACCGGTACGGATTCGACACGGGTGAGGCCGTCGCGATGGGCGGCGGCAACGACGTGGTCACCGTCGCCACGGAGTTCGGCGGGCTGGGCCTCGCCATCTGCTACGACATCCGCTTCCCGGAACTCTTCCGGGGCCTGCTGGACGTCGGCGCCGAACTCATCGTGCTGCCGGCCGCGTGGCCCGCGAAGCGGCTCGCGCATCTGCAACTGCTGGTCCGCGCGCGTGCCGTGGAGGAGCAGGTGTTCCTGCTGGCCTGCGACGCCACCGGAACCCACGGCGGGATGCAACAGGCCGGGCACAGCATGATCGTCGACCCCTGGGGAACCGTGGTGGCGGACGCGGGCGACGGCGAGCGGACGGTGACGGCGGACGTCGACATGGCGGAGGTCACCCGGATCCGCACCGAACTGCCCGTCCTGCGCGACCGCGTCCTCGGTATCCCGGCCCCCGTCCCGCACTGA
- a CDS encoding response regulator transcription factor: MQQPYEPPRARDADRAARVLVVDDDPTVAEVVAGYLDRAGYRVDRADDGPTALIRAAAHRPDLVVLDLMLPGMDGLEVCRRLRGHGPVPVIMLTARGDEDDRVLGLEVGADDYVTKPFSPRELVLRVESVLRRTRPDTSARPLSAAGLAVDPAARRATRNGTELALTLREFDLLAFLMRRPGVAHSREDLMREVWGWDFGDLSTVTVHVRRLRGKIEDDPADPRLIRTVWGVGYRFEPGGEAD, encoded by the coding sequence ATGCAGCAGCCGTACGAGCCCCCGCGGGCGCGGGACGCGGACCGAGCCGCCCGCGTCCTGGTCGTCGACGACGATCCCACCGTGGCCGAGGTGGTCGCCGGATACCTGGACCGCGCCGGATACCGAGTCGACCGGGCCGACGACGGTCCGACGGCGCTCATCCGCGCCGCGGCCCACCGGCCGGACCTGGTGGTCCTGGACTTGATGCTGCCCGGCATGGACGGCCTCGAGGTGTGCCGGCGGCTGCGCGGCCACGGGCCGGTGCCGGTCATCATGCTGACCGCCCGCGGCGACGAGGACGACCGCGTCCTCGGCCTGGAAGTCGGCGCGGACGACTACGTCACCAAGCCGTTCAGCCCCCGCGAACTGGTGCTGCGCGTCGAGTCGGTGCTGCGCCGCACCCGGCCCGACACGAGTGCGCGCCCACTGAGCGCGGCCGGACTCGCCGTCGACCCCGCGGCCCGGCGAGCCACCCGGAACGGCACCGAACTCGCGCTCACCCTGCGCGAGTTCGACCTGCTCGCCTTCCTGATGCGCCGTCCGGGGGTGGCCCACAGCCGGGAGGACCTGATGCGCGAGGTGTGGGGCTGGGACTTCGGCGACCTGTCCACGGTCACCGTCCATGTCCGCCGGCTGCGGGGCAAGATCGAGGACGACCCGGCCGACCCCCGGCTGATCCGGACGGTGTGGGGCGTCGGCTACCGGTTCGAGCCGGGTGGGGAGGCGGACTGA
- a CDS encoding chitinase, producing MARPLSVSAALAVTAMTLSTGLLTASPAQAATGAITGLAGKCLDVAAANSADGTPVQLYDCNGTGAQQWNVGSDGTIRALGKCLDVTGNSTADGAKLQLWTCTGGANQRWTVTAARDIVNPQADKCLDVTDNNSANGTRVQIWTCSGGANQKWTAPASGPGNPSGFVVTEAQFNQMFPGRNSFYTYSGLTAALSAYPGFANSGSDTVKKQEAAAFLANVSHETGGLVHIVEQNQANYPHYCDWGQPYGCPAGQAAYYGRGPIQLSWNFNYKAAGDALGIDLLNNPWLVQNDASVAWKTGLWYWNTQSGPGTMTPHNAMVNQAGFGQTIRSINGSLECDGRNPAQVQSRVSNYQRFTQILGVTPGANLYC from the coding sequence ATGGCCAGACCCCTTTCCGTGTCCGCCGCCCTCGCGGTCACCGCCATGACCCTGTCCACGGGACTGCTCACCGCTTCCCCCGCCCAGGCCGCCACCGGTGCGATCACCGGCCTCGCGGGCAAGTGCCTCGACGTCGCCGCGGCCAACTCCGCTGACGGCACGCCCGTTCAGCTCTACGACTGCAACGGCACCGGCGCCCAGCAGTGGAACGTCGGCAGCGACGGCACCATCCGCGCCCTGGGCAAGTGCCTGGACGTCACCGGCAACTCGACCGCCGACGGGGCCAAACTCCAGCTGTGGACCTGCACCGGCGGGGCCAACCAGAGGTGGACGGTGACCGCGGCGCGCGACATCGTCAATCCGCAGGCCGACAAGTGTCTGGACGTCACCGACAACAACTCCGCCAACGGCACCCGCGTGCAGATCTGGACCTGCAGCGGCGGCGCCAACCAGAAGTGGACCGCGCCCGCGAGCGGCCCCGGCAACCCGTCCGGGTTCGTGGTGACCGAGGCGCAGTTCAACCAGATGTTCCCGGGCCGGAACTCCTTCTACACCTACAGCGGCCTCACCGCGGCGCTCAGCGCCTACCCGGGCTTCGCCAACAGCGGCAGCGACACGGTGAAGAAGCAGGAAGCGGCCGCGTTCCTCGCCAACGTCAGCCACGAGACCGGCGGCCTGGTGCACATCGTGGAGCAGAACCAGGCCAACTACCCGCACTACTGCGACTGGGGCCAACCCTACGGCTGCCCGGCCGGCCAGGCCGCCTACTACGGCCGCGGACCGATCCAGCTCAGCTGGAACTTCAACTACAAGGCCGCGGGCGACGCACTCGGCATCGATCTGCTCAACAACCCGTGGCTGGTGCAGAACGACGCGTCAGTGGCCTGGAAGACCGGCCTGTGGTACTGGAACACCCAGTCCGGACCGGGCACGATGACCCCGCACAACGCCATGGTCAACCAGGCCGGATTCGGCCAGACCATCCGCTCCATCAACGGCTCCCTGGAGTGCGACGGCAGGAACCCCGCACAGGTGCAGAGCCGGGTGTCCAACTACCAGCGGTTCACACAGATCCTCGGCGTCACGCCGGGCGCCAATCTGTACTGCTGA
- a CDS encoding peptidoglycan-binding domain-containing protein gives MRQHGLVVLGAAFCTSAALSVTAPQVTAATAAGPAAVTVHPAAVTAGATDSRAECSYISSTFRPELTHTEAGAAVMQAQCLSNMWGGEPPKLTVDGSFDTVMLKKIKWIQGCHGLPTNGVVDTRTWQVLYHPAPDCYRPYPA, from the coding sequence ATGAGACAGCACGGACTGGTCGTCCTGGGTGCGGCGTTCTGCACGAGCGCCGCGTTGAGTGTGACGGCGCCGCAGGTCACAGCCGCCACAGCCGCCGGCCCCGCGGCAGTCACCGTCCACCCGGCAGCAGTCACCGCCGGAGCCACGGACAGCCGGGCGGAGTGCTCCTACATCTCATCGACGTTCCGGCCCGAACTCACACACACCGAAGCCGGTGCGGCCGTCATGCAGGCCCAGTGTCTGAGCAACATGTGGGGCGGCGAGCCTCCCAAGCTCACCGTCGACGGGAGCTTCGACACCGTGATGCTGAAGAAGATCAAGTGGATCCAGGGCTGCCACGGACTCCCGACGAACGGCGTTGTGGACACCCGCACCTGGCAGGTGCTCTATCACCCCGCGCCGGACTGCTACCGCCCGTACCCGGCCTGA
- a CDS encoding NPP1 family protein → MLNRSAVGVLLSALALVVALPTPANASVLPLLPQNADGLEQSFSPAYDYDGDGCYATAAIGADGTINPGLKLGGDVNGRCHDYAQLANANTYSRAKCNNGWCAVMYASYFEKDQATLGPAAIGHTHDWEHVVVWVNDNEVQYVSVSQHSGYQVAARSAVRFDGTHPKIVYHKDGASTHCFRFAGGNDEPPENATGGWFFPRLVGWNGYPAGYRDKLLSADFGAATIKIKDGDFEYALGRSKPAGIPFDPNA, encoded by the coding sequence ATGCTGAACCGGTCCGCCGTCGGCGTCCTGCTGAGCGCCCTGGCACTCGTCGTGGCCCTGCCGACCCCGGCGAACGCCAGTGTCCTGCCACTGCTGCCGCAGAACGCCGACGGCCTGGAACAGTCCTTCTCCCCCGCCTACGACTACGACGGTGACGGCTGCTACGCCACCGCCGCCATCGGAGCGGACGGCACCATCAACCCCGGCCTGAAGCTGGGCGGCGACGTCAACGGCCGCTGCCACGACTACGCCCAACTCGCCAACGCCAACACCTACTCCCGCGCGAAGTGCAACAACGGCTGGTGCGCCGTGATGTACGCCAGCTACTTCGAGAAGGACCAGGCCACACTGGGGCCCGCGGCCATCGGGCACACCCACGACTGGGAACACGTGGTGGTGTGGGTCAACGACAACGAGGTCCAGTACGTGTCGGTGTCCCAGCACTCCGGCTACCAGGTGGCGGCCCGTTCGGCCGTGCGCTTCGACGGGACCCACCCGAAGATCGTCTATCACAAGGACGGCGCGTCGACCCACTGCTTCAGGTTCGCGGGCGGCAACGACGAACCCCCCGAGAACGCGACCGGCGGCTGGTTCTTCCCGCGGCTGGTGGGGTGGAACGGCTACCCGGCCGGGTACCGCGACAAGCTCCTGAGCGCCGACTTCGGGGCGGCCACCATCAAGATCAAGGACGGCGACTTCGAGTACGCCCTCGGTCGTTCCAAGCCGGCCGGGATCCCCTTCGACCCGAACGCGTGA
- a CDS encoding NAD(P)H-binding protein, whose product MTQKQKVLVTGATGTVGRHVVAELLARGHEVRALTRDAAKAALPTGVEVVEGDLTEPETLVPALRGVTGLHLITFGGAGFTPLETGARILESARAAGVRRITVLHGGGPTPLENAVRAETEVDWTVLMPVEFMANALEWAEGIAAAGEVREPFVSRLSAMVHEADIGAVAAVALTEEGHSGQEYVITGPRSLTVGDKVAALAVARGQDIRLVELTEEQAVAQWRASGLTEDVISFLLEVYGNTPEVGRTVVDTVEKVTGRPARTFGRWAAEHADAFAPASRAATA is encoded by the coding sequence ATGACGCAGAAGCAGAAAGTCCTTGTCACCGGCGCCACCGGAACCGTCGGCCGCCACGTCGTCGCCGAACTCCTCGCCCGCGGCCACGAGGTCCGCGCACTCACCCGGGACGCGGCGAAGGCCGCCCTCCCGACCGGGGTCGAGGTCGTCGAGGGCGATCTGACCGAACCCGAGACGCTGGTCCCGGCCCTGCGGGGCGTCACCGGTCTCCATCTGATCACCTTCGGCGGGGCCGGCTTCACCCCGCTGGAGACCGGGGCGCGGATCCTGGAGTCGGCCCGCGCGGCCGGCGTACGCAGGATCACCGTGCTGCACGGCGGCGGGCCGACACCGCTGGAGAACGCGGTGCGGGCCGAGACCGAGGTGGACTGGACGGTGCTGATGCCCGTCGAGTTCATGGCCAACGCTCTGGAATGGGCCGAGGGGATCGCCGCTGCCGGCGAGGTCCGCGAACCGTTCGTCTCCCGGCTCAGCGCCATGGTCCACGAGGCGGACATCGGTGCGGTGGCCGCCGTCGCGCTCACCGAGGAGGGTCACTCGGGCCAGGAGTACGTGATCACCGGACCCCGGTCACTGACCGTGGGCGACAAGGTCGCGGCGCTCGCCGTCGCCCGCGGCCAGGACATCCGGCTCGTCGAACTGACCGAGGAGCAGGCCGTCGCGCAGTGGCGGGCGAGCGGCCTCACGGAGGATGTCATCAGCTTCCTGCTGGAGGTCTACGGCAACACGCCGGAAGTGGGACGTACGGTCGTGGACACCGTCGAGAAGGTCACCGGCCGCCCGGCCCGCACCTTCGGCCGGTGGGCGGCGGAGCACGCGGACGCCTTCGCACCCGCCTCCCGCGCGGCGACCGCATGA
- a CDS encoding SDR family oxidoreductase, giving the protein MDIKGSVALVTGANRGIGRAFARALVEHGAAKVYAGARDPSTVTDQDLTPLRLDVTDPRDVAAAAAAADDVTVVINNAGTGGSRTKLMEGSFDGARRAMEVNFFGTWAVSRAFAPVLARNGGGALVNMLSVASWVGEPLFPGYAASKAAQWSLTDSLRQALGDQGTLVIGVHAGFVDTELSSWTDAPKISAAEVAERTMQALADGRPEVLADEETRRVKAALSEPLTA; this is encoded by the coding sequence ATGGACATCAAAGGATCGGTCGCCCTCGTCACCGGAGCCAACCGCGGCATCGGCCGTGCGTTCGCCCGCGCACTCGTCGAACACGGCGCGGCCAAGGTGTACGCGGGCGCCCGCGATCCCTCGACGGTCACGGACCAGGACCTCACGCCGCTGCGCCTGGATGTGACGGACCCCAGGGACGTAGCCGCGGCCGCCGCGGCCGCGGACGATGTCACCGTAGTGATCAACAACGCGGGCACCGGCGGCTCCCGCACCAAGCTCATGGAGGGCTCCTTCGACGGCGCGCGCCGGGCGATGGAGGTCAACTTCTTCGGCACATGGGCCGTGTCCCGGGCGTTCGCCCCCGTCCTCGCCCGCAACGGCGGCGGCGCGCTGGTGAACATGCTGTCCGTGGCGTCCTGGGTCGGGGAGCCCCTCTTCCCCGGCTATGCCGCCTCCAAGGCGGCCCAGTGGTCCCTGACGGACTCACTGCGGCAAGCCCTCGGCGACCAGGGCACCTTGGTGATCGGTGTGCACGCCGGCTTCGTCGACACGGAGCTCAGCTCCTGGACCGACGCTCCGAAGATCAGCGCCGCCGAGGTCGCCGAGCGCACCATGCAGGCCCTGGCCGACGGTCGGCCCGAAGTCCTCGCCGACGAGGAGACCCGGCGCGTCAAGGCCGCCCTGTCGGAGCCGCTCACCGCCTGA
- a CDS encoding glycosyltransferase family 2 protein, which yields MRGVTTSPPPRDVDVVLPCLDEAEALPWVLERIPPGWRALVVDNGSTDDSARIARAFGATVVHEPRRGFGAACHAGLTAATADVVCFCDCDASLDPSLLVPFVREVRDGHADLVLGRRRPRGRGAWPAHARAGNLVLARMLRRRTGLRLHDLGPLRAARREPLLALGLTDRRSGYPLQMVVRAADAGWRVTEHDVPYLPRTGASKVTGTWRGTWHAVRDMRRVLDEPPAGIPAGGRGVR from the coding sequence GTGAGGGGCGTGACCACCTCACCCCCACCCCGTGACGTCGACGTCGTCCTCCCCTGCCTCGACGAGGCGGAGGCCCTTCCCTGGGTCCTCGAACGCATTCCGCCGGGCTGGCGCGCGCTGGTCGTGGACAACGGGTCGACCGACGACTCGGCGCGGATCGCCCGCGCGTTCGGGGCGACCGTCGTCCACGAGCCGCGCCGGGGCTTCGGTGCCGCCTGCCACGCCGGACTGACCGCCGCCACCGCCGACGTGGTGTGCTTCTGCGACTGCGACGCCTCCCTGGACCCGTCGCTCCTCGTCCCCTTCGTGCGTGAGGTGCGCGACGGACACGCGGACCTGGTCCTCGGCCGGCGCCGCCCGCGGGGCAGGGGCGCCTGGCCGGCCCACGCCCGGGCGGGCAACCTCGTGCTGGCCCGTATGCTGCGCCGCCGCACCGGGCTGCGCCTGCACGATCTCGGCCCTCTGCGCGCGGCCCGGCGCGAGCCGCTGCTGGCCCTCGGCCTCACCGACCGGCGCAGCGGCTACCCGTTGCAGATGGTCGTACGAGCGGCCGACGCCGGCTGGCGTGTCACCGAGCACGACGTGCCGTATCTGCCGCGCACCGGCGCCTCGAAGGTGACGGGCACCTGGCGCGGCACCTGGCACGCGGTACGCGACATGCGCCGGGTGCTGGACGAGCCGCCGGCCGGGATCCCGGCCGGCGGGAGGGGCGTTCGGTGA
- a CDS encoding NAD-dependent epimerase/dehydratase family protein, with protein MRVLVTGGAGFIGSHVVEALRARGHEPLVYDVREDPRADVRDPGAVAAALTGVDAVCHQAAMVGLGDGVADAAEYVSRNDLGTAVLLAAMAQAGVGRLVLAGSMVVYGEGRYACPRHGAVRPGPRAAADLDAGRFEPGCPRCGQDLCPGLVGEDAPADPRNVYATTKLAQEHLAAAWARCTDGSAVSLRYHNVYGPRMPRDTPYAGVASFFRSALARGEAPRVFEDGRQRRDFVHVRDVAAANAVALETDAPAGRLTAYNTGSGEPHTVGEMARALAAAHGGPEPVVTGEYRLGDVRHITADSSRLRRELGWTPQVGFEEGMREFARAGLRAEP; from the coding sequence ATGCGTGTACTGGTCACCGGCGGTGCCGGGTTCATCGGGTCCCATGTGGTCGAAGCGCTGCGGGCGCGCGGACACGAACCGCTCGTGTACGACGTCCGGGAGGACCCCCGCGCCGATGTACGCGATCCGGGGGCGGTCGCCGCGGCACTGACCGGTGTGGACGCGGTGTGCCACCAGGCCGCGATGGTCGGGCTCGGCGACGGAGTGGCCGACGCGGCGGAGTACGTCTCGCGCAACGACCTCGGCACGGCGGTCCTGTTGGCCGCGATGGCACAGGCGGGTGTGGGGCGGCTGGTCCTCGCCGGGTCGATGGTCGTCTACGGGGAGGGGCGCTACGCCTGCCCGCGGCACGGAGCGGTGCGGCCCGGACCACGTGCCGCCGCCGACCTGGACGCGGGCCGGTTCGAGCCCGGGTGCCCGCGGTGCGGGCAGGACCTTTGTCCCGGACTGGTCGGCGAGGACGCCCCGGCCGACCCCCGGAACGTGTACGCGACGACCAAGCTCGCGCAGGAGCACCTGGCCGCGGCCTGGGCCCGCTGCACGGACGGGTCGGCGGTGTCGCTGCGCTACCACAACGTCTACGGGCCCCGGATGCCCCGGGACACTCCGTACGCCGGTGTCGCCTCCTTCTTCCGTTCGGCGCTCGCCCGGGGCGAGGCCCCGCGCGTCTTCGAGGACGGGCGGCAGCGGCGGGACTTCGTTCATGTGCGGGACGTGGCCGCCGCCAACGCGGTGGCCCTGGAGACCGACGCGCCCGCCGGGAGGCTCACGGCGTACAACACGGGCAGCGGCGAGCCGCACACCGTCGGGGAGATGGCGCGGGCCCTGGCCGCGGCGCACGGCGGACCCGAGCCCGTCGTCACCGGTGAGTACCGGCTCGGCGACGTACGGCACATCACCGCGGACTCGTCACGGCTGCGGCGGGAACTGGGGTGGACGCCGCAGGTCGGCTTCGAGGAGGGCATGCGGGAGTTCGCTCGCGCCGGGCTGCGCGCGGAGCCCTAG
- a CDS encoding peptidoglycan recognition protein family protein produces the protein MAVPLTADQLVAALRAEGCAVHEVGGWRTNNRNHKGHWGPVNGVMIHHTVTGPATDVVRLIFDGRSDLPGPLATGCITKDGTVHLVGNGRANHAGGGDPDVLAAVRDESYGGYPPPTHEHDGSPGSVDGNRHFYGFECENRGDGKDPWPPVQYAAMVRATAAICRKHGWSAKSGIGHLEWSDQKPDPRGFDMKDFRHDVAACLALPAGRWEEEDIMPQYVNLGIAEPYTLDLGAWDSIELTSEWADESGHHGTGGSVFARGPARFTGSISLALNGLSAGDCVQVRMTEFEGDDHRADHPIHEVLGTPSGTFAVVPLTKRLAAGRSMRVRLLNQSSAPITVASAVLTALVWKES, from the coding sequence ATGGCCGTTCCGCTCACCGCCGACCAACTCGTCGCGGCGCTGCGCGCAGAGGGCTGCGCCGTCCACGAGGTCGGCGGCTGGCGCACCAACAACCGCAATCACAAGGGCCATTGGGGACCCGTGAACGGTGTGATGATCCATCACACCGTCACCGGCCCGGCCACCGACGTCGTCCGGCTCATCTTCGACGGCCGCAGCGACCTGCCCGGCCCGCTCGCGACCGGCTGCATCACCAAGGACGGCACCGTCCACCTGGTCGGCAACGGCCGGGCCAACCACGCGGGGGGCGGGGACCCCGACGTCCTCGCGGCCGTGCGCGACGAGTCGTACGGCGGCTACCCGCCCCCGACGCACGAACACGACGGCAGCCCCGGCTCCGTCGACGGCAACAGGCACTTCTACGGCTTCGAGTGCGAGAACCGCGGCGACGGCAAGGACCCGTGGCCGCCCGTGCAGTACGCCGCCATGGTCAGGGCGACCGCCGCGATCTGCCGCAAGCACGGCTGGAGCGCGAAAAGCGGTATCGGCCACCTCGAGTGGTCGGACCAGAAGCCCGATCCGCGCGGCTTCGACATGAAGGACTTCCGCCATGACGTCGCCGCCTGCCTGGCGCTGCCGGCCGGCCGGTGGGAAGAGGAGGACATCATGCCCCAGTACGTCAATCTCGGGATCGCCGAGCCCTACACCCTCGACCTCGGGGCCTGGGACTCGATCGAGCTCACGTCGGAGTGGGCGGACGAGTCGGGCCACCACGGCACGGGGGGCAGCGTCTTCGCCCGCGGTCCCGCCCGCTTCACCGGGAGTATCAGCCTGGCCCTGAACGGTCTGTCCGCGGGCGACTGCGTCCAGGTGCGTATGACGGAGTTCGAGGGCGACGACCACCGGGCGGACCATCCGATCCACGAGGTCCTCGGAACACCCAGCGGAACGTTCGCGGTGGTGCCCCTGACCAAGCGGCTCGCCGCGGGCCGCTCCATGCGGGTTCGGCTCCTGAACCAGTCGAGCGCCCCGATCACCGTCGCCAGCGCGGTGCTCACGGCGCTCGTCTGGAAGGAGTCCTGA